One region of Myxocyprinus asiaticus isolate MX2 ecotype Aquarium Trade chromosome 38, UBuf_Myxa_2, whole genome shotgun sequence genomic DNA includes:
- the LOC127428951 gene encoding syntaxin-2-like — translation MKDRLADLTAICCDISAPVESNAFLEEFLPKVDEVQKGIERISYCVGEVRLRHGTILTEIKPPDYLREELEQFNRDIKKTADVIQIKLKDLEGSFAQNVNANSGSVYCRILRTQHTVLSLRFAEIMNMYNQELISFRKRSKERIQRQLDISGRVVSEEETEALLQSNNPSVFTSDMLSDSCITWQALNEIESRHKDILCLEASIRELHNLFMDIVVLVNSQGEMANNIAKTVMKAENYVDQGKGNIANAVVYKHSWRIRLPPLCSSFKSKAKPVTSDLS, via the exons ATCTGCTGTGACATCAGCGCTCCTGTGGAGTCCAATGCTTTTCTAGAGGAATTCCTCCCCAAG GTGGATGAGGTTCAGAAAGGTATTGAAAGGATTTCCTACTGTGTGGGAGAAGTAAGGCTGAGGCATGGTACCATTTTGACAGAAATCAAACCACCGGACT ATTTAAGAGAGGAACTTGAGCAGTTTAACAGAGATATCAAAAAGACAGCAGATGTAATCCAGATTAAACTGAAAG ATTTGGAAGGAAGTTTTGCTCAGAATGTAAATGCAAATAGTGGCTCTGTGTACTGTCGCATCCTGAGAACTCAG CACACAGTGCTTTCACTGAGGTTTGCAGAAATAATGAATATGTACAACCAAGAACTGATATCTTTCAGAAAAAGAAGTAAAGAACGGATCCAAAGACAGCTGGATATCA GTGGCAGAGTTGTCAGTGAAGAGGAGACTGAGGCTTTGCTGCAGAGTAACAACCCTTCTGTCTTTACCTCTGAT ATGCTTTCTGACTCTTGCATCACATGGCAAGCACTGAACGAGATTGAGTCACGACATAAGGATATTCTCTGCCTGGAGGCCAGCATTCGAGAGCTGCATAACTTGTTTATGGATATTGTCGTGTTAGTGAACAGTCAG GGTGAGATGGCAAACAACATAGCAAAGACTGTGATGAAAGCTGAAAACTATGTAGATCAAGGTAAAGGAAATATTGCAAATGCTGTGGTTTACAAGCATTCATGGCGAATAAGACTTCCTCCTCTCTGCAGTTCATTCAAGAGCAAAGCTAAACCAGTGACCAGTGACCTCTCTTGA